Within Dysgonomonas sp. HDW5A, the genomic segment GAAACAAGCAGAGAATAATCTTTGTGCTGTTTCCCAATTGCCTCTATGGATGCAATACTTTACGGTGGGAGGTGTAATTGTTCCTTGTATCAGTCCGGCATCTTTCAGTTCATTCAAATGTTGCGAAAGGGTGCTTTTGGCTACGGGTAGTATTTCAGACATATCGCCATGATAACAGCAGGTCTGGCTTGCCAACAATTGCAGTATGGCTATACGCACAGGATGCCCCATCGCCTTGGCAAAGCGTGCTAGCTGTTCTTGTTCTTTTGTTAAGTCTTTCTTCGACATAGGGTATATTTTATTTTCAGTTCGTAAATATACGAATAGTATTCAAAAGACAAAAACATCTCGGTGTTTTTGATTATTATTTTTTCCTATATATTATTTAATACATTGCTTTTGATTATCTATTAAAACAAAATTTTTAGTTGAAACTGATTGGTAAAGTTTCTCTCAATGCCATATTTTCGAGTTGTGGGCTATTTTTATCTGGCGGAATATTGGGTATGCTTTCCTTATGATGTTGATATAGTTGAAATTTATATTGTATTATTTTATTTTAAAATAAACGATAAATATTTTATGTTTTATTTAAAAAATGCTTTTATTTGTATTTGAATTATTAATTACAATTTAAATATTATAGTATGAAAGCAAAATCTATTCGGATTATTCATTTAGTGAAATGGTTATTAAACATTATTTGGTATCTAAATTTTTTGTTGATTGTGGTTGCTCTATATTTTTTATCTAATGAATATATAGTGCAGGACACTTACTATTTTAATGAGAAGATAACAATTAATATGTATAAGGCTCTTTCAGAACAAGAACTGATATCCGGTTCTGAAACGACATCAAATATCAGGCTATTTAAAAATAGAGGTCGAATAATGATGAATGTCAATAATTCAGTATCTAATACTATTGTAAGTATGGTTTCATTATTATTACTGGAAGGTATTATTATAGGTGTATTGTTCCACTTACGCAAGCTTTTCAGCTCCTTTCAAAAAGAGTCTATCTTCTCGGTTGATAATATCAGGCACTTCAAAATTATAGCTTTGTATATTGCACTCTATTCGCCACTAAGTTGGGGAGTACATTTATACCGAGAGTGGATATTGACTGAAAATGTAAACCATTATAATTATTTATTTGCCTTAGACTGGATTCCTGATTTTGTGGGATTATTGGTAGGTGCTGTTATCTTTGCTATTGCAAAAATATTCAAGCTGGGTTTTGAACTTGAACAAGAAAATAAAGCATTTGTATAATGGCAATAATTGTAAATCTAGACATAGAAATGGCAAAGAACAAAATATCGCTCACTGAACTGGCAGAGCGTTTAGATATGAGCATGACTAATCTGTCTTTGCTAAAGAACGGAAGAGTGAAAGGTGTCAGATTTGAAACATTAAACTCTTTGTGTACCATCTTAAACTGTGAAGTTGGAGATATTTTAGAATATGTTCCTGACAGTAATTGAAACCTAAAAAGTCTGTTCTAAAATAAATCATTTGAGCTATGAATTTGTGAAGAATTAAAAATATTAATTGACTAAATGTATTGATAATATTCTTTTTGAATCTAAAAGATGTTAATCTACTTACTGGTTGAACCGTTAAAAAAATATTGAAATATTCTCTGTTAATACCGAAATACTGAATTCTTCAGGCCAGAGGAAGCTAAGGTCATCGAGTTAAGGAAAATATAAATAAATTATATTTAGATTCTTTCTTAGTACCTTTGCCCGCTGCATGGAATATAAGAAAGACATATTAAATTTTATGAAAGAAATAGCGGAGTCCGACTGTCCCGACTCGTTCCGCTTACTTTATAACCACTACTATACAAAGTTGTTTCGGCAAGCTCTTTATTATTTAAACAACAATCCCGATTATGCACAAGAAGTTGTAGCCGACGTTTTTGTTGCTTTGTGGCAAAGCCGTAAAATCTTAGATACTATAACCGATCCCGATGCCTACCTCTTTATAGCATTAAAACATGCTGCGGCTCGTTATGTGGAAAAAAACTACCGCAAAAAGACTGAATTACTTATCGAGAATCTTCCCGATAATAACTGTAGTAGCAGTGATGAGACTGATTTTGATATATTAGATATCGAATTACAAACGAAATATAAACAGGCATTGGAAAAATTACCCCCTCGTTGTGCTGAAGTATTTCGTCTGGTTCGAGAAGAACGAAAAAAATATTCCGAAGTTGCAGAAATGTTAGGAATATCACCTAAGACTGTAGATAATCAGATGAATAAGGCTGTGAAGCTGCTGTATGAAGAACTAAAAGAAAATCTTTTTATCGTATTTTTTTAAATTCTCAATAGGGGTATTTTTATTTTTCGTACTCTTTATTATTGAAAGCGATAAAACAGAGAGATAAAAGATGAAATATAACACTAAAATACAAAAAGCTCGTCAAAAATATCTGAAAGGATTACCCCTTTCGGAGCAAGAGCAGGCTCTCATCGAAAAAGATTTATCAGACAAAGACTTTCTTTTTTTTACATCGGATGATGCTCCTCTTATACTTCCCGATAAATATAAGGCAGACACAACATACCGACTGGTTGAAAAACAAATAAGATTGAATAAATCTATAATGAGTCGACCTCTTATTAAATATGCCGGCTATGCAGCTGCAGTATTATTACTCTTTTTAATATCTACAGTTGTATATAATTATGGGAAACAACCGGAAGTATTATATGTGACTACTTCTTATGGCGAGAAGAAAGAAGTGGAGCTGCCCGATGGTTCTGTAGTGATACTTAATAGTCTGTCATCGATTGCCTATCCTCAAAAAATGAATGGTAAAACCAGAGAAGTATCATTAGAAGGAGAAGCCTATTTTGATGTTGTTAAAAATCCCAATCAAGCATTTATCGTAAAAGCGAAAAATATAGAGGTAAAAGTCTTAGGTACAAAATTTAATATAGATGCTTATGAAAATCAGGAACACATCACGACCACTTTATTTGACGGTATTGTATCTGTTGGGGTACACTCTGGATATACTAAGAAGCTTAAACCCGGCGAACAAGCTGTTTTTAGTAAAAAAACAGAGAAACTCGAAGTGCAGCAGTTGAAAGATCCGGATATTGAAACAGCTTGGCGTAACAATCTGTTGGTGTTCGAAAACGAACCACTGATCGACATATTAGATGCCTTATCGCGTGAGCATAACGTAAACTTCGAAATTAACAATCAGACGTTGGCAGAGTTGCGTATAACAGCTCGTTTCGCTTCAGGCGAATCGATCGAAAGAGCATTGACTATATTAGGTCAAACAGCAGAGTTTACCTATATCAAACAAGGTAATAAATATAAAATAGTGACCCGAAAATAAGAGTTTGCATGCATATATCTGTTAGGATACCCCTTTTGTTTTTTATCATTTGCTTCTACGTATTTACGGGATATGCTCAAACAGCCTCTATAACCATAGAAATGAAGAATAATACATTAAAAGAAATAGTCAGAAAGGTGGAGACAAAATGTAACTACACATTTGTATTTAATGAAAATCTGAATATGGAACAACGACAAGACATTTCTATATCCCAATCATCTATTGACGGAGCTTTGAAACATATTTTCAGAGGAACCGGTATTAGTTGGCAAATAGAAGGCAATCATATTATTCTGAATAAAGCGAAGAAGATTACCATATCGGGCTATGTAACAGATCAAGGCTCAATGGAGACCTTGCTAGGGGCAGCAATCAGTGATAGAAGATCAGGTGCCGGTAACTTCACTAACTCTTATGGCTATTATTCAATTCAGGTTATGCCGGATAGTGTTAATTTACAAGCATCTTACATCGGATTTAAACCTCTTTCGAAAAGTTTTTATGTGCAGAATGATACAATTGTTAATTTTCGCTTGAAGGAATCTAGTGCCATACTGCAGGATGTGACAGTGTATAATACAAAATCATTTTCTCCTTCAAGTGGCTCTATCGAGTTGTCAGGCTCAGAAACTAAACCTATACCTGCTGCTTTTAGTGAAAATGATATATTAAAGTCATTTCATACAATACCGGGGGTTAGAGCAGGAGTAGAAGGTTCGGCAGGAATGTATGTACGGGGAGGAAGCCCCGATCAAAACCTGATTCTGATTGATGGAGTTCCGATCTATAACACAGGGCACATGTGGGGGATATTTTCTGTTTTTAATGGTGATGCAGTAAAGAAAGTATCCTTGCATAAAGGAAGTTTTCCCGCCCGTTTTAGTGGACGTCTTTCATCTGTTGTTGATATTCGTTTTAAAGATGGAGATATGCAAAAATTTCATGGAGATTTTACTGTCAGCTTATTTGCAGCCAGAATAAATATAGAGGGGCCTATTGTAAAAGGTAAAACATCTTATAGTTTCTCGGCACGACGTTCTTACATTGATGCTATTCAAAGAATAACCGATACCGCTCTTTTTCCCAATGGTTTGGTTTATATCTACGATATGAATGCCAAGATAAATCATAAGTTTTCGGATCGGAGCCGGCTTTATCTGAGCTATTATAGTGGTCGTGACAAATTAGATACAAAAAGTGATATGACCAGCTATGAAGGGGATGATGTAAAGTCTTATAATAAGACCAACTACAGCTATGGATGGGGTAACGATATAATGTCTCTGAGATGGAATTATGTGATTAATAATAAATTATTCATGAATAACACTTTAGCATACAATAAATATAAATTTAACTTCAGGTCATTCGTAGATGATAAATATGAAGAGCATAGACAAAACTATGCAGGATTTCAAAGATCAGGAATTAAAGATTGGCAGCTCAGTTCCGATTTTGAATATCAGCCCGATAATAATCACTATTTCCGTTTTGGAGGAGGTGTAATATTGCATCAGTTCAGCCCGGAGATGCATGGTTATCAAGTAAGAGAAATGGGCAATGACAATCAGGAGTGGAAGCTAAATTATTATTTATATGACAAGATAAGAGGTCAGGAATTGTCACTATATGCTGAAGATGAATTCTTTATTACAAAGAAATTAAGAAGCAATCTTGGGCTTCATTTTTCGGTCTTTAACGTCCAAAGTAAGACATATTTGGCATTGCAACCGCGCATATCTTTAGGGTATGAGTTGTCTCCTAAAGTTGCCGTTAAGGCCTCTTATACTAAAATGAATCAATTTGTAAACTTGTTATCATCTAATACAATAAGTCAGCCTACCGATCTATGGGTGCCGATAACCGAGAAGTTCAGACCCATGTCTTCCCATCAATTTACAGGAGGTTTGTTTGTCGATACAAAAAGTGGATATAACTTCTCGGTTGAAGGGTTTTATAAGAGGATGAATAATGTGCTTGAATATAAAGATGGCGTGGCATGGAAAGATGCGTTTACTTCGTGGGTAGAATATGTTGAATCCGGTAAGGGATGGTCTTATGGTATGGAACTATTTGCCCAGAAAACAAAAGGACGTTTTACCGGGTGGATGGGTTACACATTGTCGTGGAACGAACGCCGTTTCAAGACAATAAATAAAGGACAACTTTTTCCTGCAAAATACGATAGCAGGCATAATTTTAATATAACAGGTACATTCCAGTGTAGTAAAAAAATAGCTCTTCTAGCTTCATGGGTGTATGCAACCGGTAGTAGAAGTACTTTGCCTCTTGAAGAATATCAGCCCTTACCTAATGCCGGAGATGATTCATACCAGAATTACTATGGCTATCCTTCCGTAAAGTATATCAGTGGGCGTAATAATTATAAAATGTCGGATACCCACCATCTGGATTTAGAGCTGAAATATTACCGGTCGCCACGGAAAATCTGGGCTCTGGGTGTATATAACGTGTATGGCAGATTAAATCCCTACATGGCTCGTGTAGGTGGTTACGGATATAATGATAGAGTGATAATAGAGAGTTCATTACTTGGAGTAGTTCCTTCTGTATCATTTACATATAAATTCAAATAAGAAATGAGAAAACTATTTGTCATATTGTCACTTACCACTATTTTGTTCTCATCGTGCGACTTCGAGAAAGTAGTCGATATAGGAGGTGTTTCTATAACTCCACATGTGGTTTTAAACGGACTATTGTATGCCAATAGCGATACAAGTTATTTTTATATGAGTAAAAGTCGTCCTATATATAACAGGGATACATTAAACTCCGGGATAAATGATAAATGGGGGTATGATATAATCAATGATGCTGAGTTTAACCTAAGCTTAAATGGGAATACATCTTATCTAAAATATAGTGATGCTGATACTGCTTATATTTTATTGGCGAGATTGAAAGAGGGGGATAAATTAAATTTAAAGTCATATTATAAGGGGAAAGTGCTCGAGTCAATGGCTATTTTACCGCCGGCTCCACAAGTCGTTTCGGTTGATACCGCAAGTTTCAATCGTATTGAATATGGTAGACTGGTAAATTATACGATGTTTAAATTGACGATAAAAGATATTCCGGCAAGAGACAATTACTACCGTTTGTTGATAAATAACAGGTTTTTTTATTTAAAGGGCGATACTATTCGTGAGCATTTTACTTATTCATCGTATTATTCAAATGACCCTGTATTTACAGACGGATATAAAGGAAGCCCTATTAATTCAAATACCGGATTAGTATCTTCTGTCTATAATAATTTCTCGGTATTTCGTAATGCGACATTTGCAGGTAAAGAATATACTCTATCGTTTTATGTCGAAAATTCAGTCTATTATTGGTATTTTCCCGAAGATTCCGTTACCATGAAACGGCATCTGACAGTGAGATTGCAATCAATAAGTGAAGATTTATATAAATACTACTCATCATTACAGCGTAGCCAGCAAGTATCTTCGGATAAAGTGTCTGAGCCAATTGTTGTGCATACCAATATTCATGGAGGATTAGGTATACTCGGTGCATGTAATGAAATCAAGGTTTTCGAATACAAAAATTTCTAAAAAACGCGCGTTAAAATACGATAAACAACTAAAATTTTATTAATTAAAACAATTTGATATGAAGAGAATTTATCTGTTCACGCTACTGCTATGTGCTTTTAGTTCGGCTATTTTTGCCCAGAAAAAAGAGTTTTTCAAAGAGAATAAGCACGAACTTCGATTGTCGTATGGTTCTGTAAATGACGAAAGTTATTACGACCGTTTTTATTACATGTCTGGCTACGGCTATTATCCAAGCTATGGGGGGTATTACGGCAACGATTATTTTGGTGCAGCCACTTATAGCGGTGCAACAAAAACAACAGGCGTATTTGGTCTTAATTATTTCTATAACATGTCCGACCTTCGTTTCTCGTTTGGAGGGGCATTGTCCTATAGTGGATATAATACCGATTTTTATAATCGTATTGATGACTCAAAAGCCGGTTACCTGAAAGGGCATAATGTTGCTTTTACACCTATGATCAGATATTCGTGGCTTGCGAAAGAGAAGTTTCGTCTTTACTCGGGTATTGGATGGAGTTTTTATTGGGACATAACACGTTATAAAATGGATTCGAAAAGAAACTCGGCAAAGAGTAACAATACTACATTCGATAACGAGTTTATGTTGACTCCGATAGGATTTTCGTTTGGCAAAAAAATATTTGTCTTTGGTGAAGTCAATTTGGGAGGTCGTACGGGTAATTTTGTAGGAGGCGTAGGTTATAGATTCTGATAATGCAACCAATTTATGAGACTTATAAACATGCTAATAGATCATTCAATATTTTCAATTAATAAATTCAAGACAAACATGAAAAAAATAATTTATATACTGACATTATTATTTGTTACTTTATTTTCAGCTTGTGAAGTGGAAGAAGGACAAAGCGGGTATCCTAAAACATTACAAGGGAAAATTGCCTATGATGATACCGAGAGTCGCCTTTCTCAGTCGATATGCCTATTGGACTTGATGACAAAGGTTGATTATTATGCACAAGCTCCGGATGATGAAAAAGAAGGAATTAAGAACTATTTCTTATCGCGTTATACGATTACCAAAACAGATAAAACATGGACTTTGGATGATAATACTCGTGAGATAACTTTTACTCATAATCAAAAATCGATCAATGAATCCGGTGCGATATGGACTGCAAAGGTGATAACGAACGCATGGGAGAAAGGAGTGATTGTCTTTGAAGACGAAAACTTCCGTGTAGAAAGTTCCGGAGATAAAGACTGGAAGATCACAACAGTAAACCTCAAATATTATGACATACTTTCAGGTTATAGCTTTTGGGATGATGATATGAGTAATGCCGAATTGAAGGTTAAAGGCTCTAAGTCCTACGATAAATCCCCCAATCTCTATGATTTTAAAGTGGAAAGCGGAAAAGGGAATTTAAAACTCAATTCTACGAATATTCAT encodes:
- a CDS encoding RNA polymerase sigma-70 factor produces the protein MKEIAESDCPDSFRLLYNHYYTKLFRQALYYLNNNPDYAQEVVADVFVALWQSRKILDTITDPDAYLFIALKHAAARYVEKNYRKKTELLIENLPDNNCSSSDETDFDILDIELQTKYKQALEKLPPRCAEVFRLVREERKKYSEVAEMLGISPKTVDNQMNKAVKLLYEELKENLFIVFF
- a CDS encoding DUF2975 domain-containing protein, with translation MKAKSIRIIHLVKWLLNIIWYLNFLLIVVALYFLSNEYIVQDTYYFNEKITINMYKALSEQELISGSETTSNIRLFKNRGRIMMNVNNSVSNTIVSMVSLLLLEGIIIGVLFHLRKLFSSFQKESIFSVDNIRHFKIIALYIALYSPLSWGVHLYREWILTENVNHYNYLFALDWIPDFVGLLVGAVIFAIAKIFKLGFELEQENKAFV
- a CDS encoding helix-turn-helix transcriptional regulator, which translates into the protein MSKKDLTKEQEQLARFAKAMGHPVRIAILQLLASQTCCYHGDMSEILPVAKSTLSQHLNELKDAGLIQGTITPPTVKYCIHRGNWETAQRLFSACFKDIQFDSGCES
- a CDS encoding helix-turn-helix transcriptional regulator, with amino-acid sequence MAIIVNLDIEMAKNKISLTELAERLDMSMTNLSLLKNGRVKGVRFETLNSLCTILNCEVGDILEYVPDSN
- a CDS encoding TonB-dependent receptor translates to MKNNTLKEIVRKVETKCNYTFVFNENLNMEQRQDISISQSSIDGALKHIFRGTGISWQIEGNHIILNKAKKITISGYVTDQGSMETLLGAAISDRRSGAGNFTNSYGYYSIQVMPDSVNLQASYIGFKPLSKSFYVQNDTIVNFRLKESSAILQDVTVYNTKSFSPSSGSIELSGSETKPIPAAFSENDILKSFHTIPGVRAGVEGSAGMYVRGGSPDQNLILIDGVPIYNTGHMWGIFSVFNGDAVKKVSLHKGSFPARFSGRLSSVVDIRFKDGDMQKFHGDFTVSLFAARINIEGPIVKGKTSYSFSARRSYIDAIQRITDTALFPNGLVYIYDMNAKINHKFSDRSRLYLSYYSGRDKLDTKSDMTSYEGDDVKSYNKTNYSYGWGNDIMSLRWNYVINNKLFMNNTLAYNKYKFNFRSFVDDKYEEHRQNYAGFQRSGIKDWQLSSDFEYQPDNNHYFRFGGGVILHQFSPEMHGYQVREMGNDNQEWKLNYYLYDKIRGQELSLYAEDEFFITKKLRSNLGLHFSVFNVQSKTYLALQPRISLGYELSPKVAVKASYTKMNQFVNLLSSNTISQPTDLWVPITEKFRPMSSHQFTGGLFVDTKSGYNFSVEGFYKRMNNVLEYKDGVAWKDAFTSWVEYVESGKGWSYGMELFAQKTKGRFTGWMGYTLSWNERRFKTINKGQLFPAKYDSRHNFNITGTFQCSKKIALLASWVYATGSRSTLPLEEYQPLPNAGDDSYQNYYGYPSVKYISGRNNYKMSDTHHLDLELKYYRSPRKIWALGVYNVYGRLNPYMARVGGYGYNDRVIIESSLLGVVPSVSFTYKFK
- a CDS encoding FecR family protein; its protein translation is MKYNTKIQKARQKYLKGLPLSEQEQALIEKDLSDKDFLFFTSDDAPLILPDKYKADTTYRLVEKQIRLNKSIMSRPLIKYAGYAAAVLLLFLISTVVYNYGKQPEVLYVTTSYGEKKEVELPDGSVVILNSLSSIAYPQKMNGKTREVSLEGEAYFDVVKNPNQAFIVKAKNIEVKVLGTKFNIDAYENQEHITTTLFDGIVSVGVHSGYTKKLKPGEQAVFSKKTEKLEVQQLKDPDIETAWRNNLLVFENEPLIDILDALSREHNVNFEINNQTLAELRITARFASGESIERALTILGQTAEFTYIKQGNKYKIVTRK
- a CDS encoding DUF4249 domain-containing protein yields the protein MRKLFVILSLTTILFSSCDFEKVVDIGGVSITPHVVLNGLLYANSDTSYFYMSKSRPIYNRDTLNSGINDKWGYDIINDAEFNLSLNGNTSYLKYSDADTAYILLARLKEGDKLNLKSYYKGKVLESMAILPPAPQVVSVDTASFNRIEYGRLVNYTMFKLTIKDIPARDNYYRLLINNRFFYLKGDTIREHFTYSSYYSNDPVFTDGYKGSPINSNTGLVSSVYNNFSVFRNATFAGKEYTLSFYVENSVYYWYFPEDSVTMKRHLTVRLQSISEDLYKYYSSLQRSQQVSSDKVSEPIVVHTNIHGGLGILGACNEIKVFEYKNF